The following proteins come from a genomic window of Scylla paramamosain isolate STU-SP2022 chromosome 46, ASM3559412v1, whole genome shotgun sequence:
- the LOC135094771 gene encoding THAP domain-containing protein 2-like, with amino-acid sequence MPTTCVAFGCNEQANKESDPSITFHQLPKDPSRRKEWLAAIRRDNYTPGKQARLCSKHFRPDDFDRTSLCYVRLRDGVVPSIFEAFPSHLQKKTSKRKPPKSRPLCDPAPQEAQDSGHSTLAVPENPVQTNSGESPTKAQLKRKLGETETQLLSTHAWHNIVTLVLSEFQERIVFSSLAQHMLDSEPVTNHLLLLIKAVAETCLQVRHGGSVRTVTAAAAAA; translated from the exons ATGCCGACTACCTGTGTTGCATTTGGGTGCAATGAACAAGCGAACAAAGAATCTGATCCATCCATTACATTTCACCA GCTACCAAAGGACCCgagcagaagaaaggaatggctTGCAGCTATACGAAGAGACAACTACACCCCAGGCAAACAGGCACGGCTCTGCTCCAAGCACTTTAGACCTGATGATTTCGACAGGACGTCCTTGTGTTACGTGAGGCTGCGAGATGGTGTTGTTCCCAGCATATTTGAGGCTTTCCCTTCAcacttacagaaaaaaacaagcaaaaggaAACCTCCCAAATCTCGCCCTCTCTGTGATCCTGCCCCACAAGAAGCGCAAGATAGTGGACATTCTACTTTAGCTGTGCCGGAAAATCCTGTGCAAACAAACTCAGGTGAGTCACCAACCAAAGCCCAGCTAAAGAGGAAGctgggagaaacagaaacacaactC CTGTCAACACATGCTTGGCACAACATTGTAACACTTGTACTGTCTGAGTTCCAGGAGAGGATTGTCTTCTCCAGCCTGGCACAACACATGTTAGACAGTGAGCCTGTCACTAATCATCTCCTGTTACTAATCAAGGCTGTAGCCGAGACCTGTCTGCAGGTCAG